In one window of Denticeps clupeoides chromosome 2, fDenClu1.1, whole genome shotgun sequence DNA:
- the ppp1r16a gene encoding protein phosphatase 1 regulatory subunit 16A, with product MAEHAELLSEMAMVGRLSATERLKHAQKRRAQQLKGWAQMEKDSVRVGKVTQKGDKGDKTDKTTREQSRKVVFPSNITLLEAAARNDLEEVRELLNSGVGPDLFNEDGLTALHQCCIDDFVEVVQCLLDAGASVNACDSELWTPLHAAATCGHTGLVQLLVQAGADLLAVNADGNMPYDLCEDEATLELIEMVMAEQGITQERIDECRSAKERQMLADIQSLIENGKDLNLQDEQGATLLHIAAANGYASVGELLLEHRVPVEDKDNDGWTPLHAASCWSQIQMVELLVAHGANLNAKSALDETPLDVCADEEVRAKMLELKHKHDAIMKNQDRHKGTLQRRASSASSRGKVVRRVSVNERSSLYRREHHKEAMVWQERGRQPEAADDDEDRQTDAELNQHAAMVSSAVAVLQGEDDEQGERKKDSLLGNGGLHTSLSTSLPGEFRSGGPMDRSASYQLTPALGSGSGPGEGDGGDSMTREKSHQTLADLKRQRAAAKLQKHPAPPPPLPPTSEEGPAPSELMPSQPQEVPQPQEEVASASTVYFTPASGEPPLLKLKAPEEEAQNTKEPCCGLM from the exons ATGGCAGAACACGCTGAGCTTCTGTCTGAAATGGCTATGGTCGGGCGGCTCTCTGCTACAGAGCGGCTCAAGCATGCCCAGAAGCGGCGTGCCCAGCAGCTGAAAGGATGGGCGCAGATGGAAAAGGACAGTGTTCGCGTGGGCAAGGTCACCCAGAAGGGAGACAAGGGAGACAAGACGGACAAGACGACAAGGGAGCAGAGCCGCAAAGTTGTCTTCCCCAGCAACATCACCCTACTGGAGGCGGCTGCACGCAACGACCTGGAAGAAG TGAGAGAACTGCTGAACAGTGGAGTTGGTCCGGACCTCTTCAATGAAGATGGCCTCACAGCATTACACCAG TGCTGCATTGATGACTTTGTGGAGGTGGTGCAGTGTCTGCTGGATGCTGGTGCCAGTGTGAACGCCTGTGACAGTGAACTCTGGACGCCGTTacatgctgctgccacctgtGGACACACCGGCTTGGTTCAACTGCTGGTGCAGGC TGGTGCTGACCTGCTAGCAGTGAACGCTGACGGCAACATGCCCTATGACCTCTGTGAGGATGAGGCCACCCTGGAGCTCATTGAAATGGTCATGGCAGAGCAGG GCATAACTCAGGAGAGAATAGATGAGTGCCGAAGTGCAAAAGAGAGGCAGATGCTGGCTGACATTCAATCTCTGATAGAGAATGGAAAAGACCTGAATTTGCAAGATGAGCAGGGGGCTACGctg CTGCACATAGCGGCTGCTAATGGGTACGCCTCTGTGGGGGAGCTGTTGCTAGAGCACAGGGTACCTGTGGAGGATAAGGACAATGATGGCTGGACTCCACTCCACGCCGCCTCCTGCTGGAGTCAG ATTCAGATGGTGGAGCTACTGGTAGCTCATGGGGCCAATCTTAATGCCAAGTCTGCCCTGGATGAGACTCCGCTGG ATGTGTGTGCTGACGAGGAGGTAAGAGCCAAAATGCTGGAGTTAAAACATAAACATGATGCCATCATGAAGAATCAGGACCGGCACAAGGGTACCCTGCAGAGAAGAGCCTCCAGTGCCAGCAGCAGGGG TAAGGTAGTGCGGCGTGTGAGTGTGAACGAACGCTCGTCGCTGTACCGACGGGAGCACCATAAAGAAGCCATGGTGTGGCAGGAGCGCGGCAGACAGCCTGAGGCagcagatgatgatgaggacagacagacggacgcAGAGCTCAACCAGCATGCAGCcatg GTGTCCAGCGCAGTTGCGGTTCTACAAGGAGAGGATGATGAGCAGGGTGAGAGGAAGAAGGACTCACTGCTTGGTAATGGAGGACTGCATACCTCCCTGTCCACCTCTTTGCCAGGTGAGTTCCGCAGTGGGGGGCCAATGGACCGCAGTGCGTCCTACCAACTGACCCCCGCCTTGGGATCAGGATCTGGCCCTGGAGAAGGTGATGGAGGTGACAGCATGACCCGGGAGAAATCCCACCAAACGCTGGCGGACCTCAAACGGCAACGTGCGGCAGCCAAGCTGCAAAAACACCCAGCGCCGCCTCCGCCTTTGCCTCCAACTTCTGAGGAGGGGCCTGCCCCCTCAGAGCTGATGCCTTCTCAGCCACAGGAAGTGCCCCAACCACAGGAGGAAGTAGCTTCAGCTAGTACAGTGTATTTCACCCCTGCCAGTGGAGAACCACCCCTCCTCAAACTAAAGGCCCCAGAAGAAGAAGCACAAAACACCAAGGAGCCTTGCTGTGGACTCATGTAG